A stretch of DNA from Micromonospora peucetia:
TCAGGGCGTGGCGCGGAGCAGCAGGTCCAGCTCGGTGACGTCGTACCACTCCAGCTCGTGGTCCTCGGCACCGTCGACCGTGAACTGCGCGTCCGGGTCGCCGGCCAGGGCCTCGCTGACCACCTCCGCCGCGGCGGCGACGTCCTCGACCGCGTCGGTGCCGTCCAGATGGACCGCCGCGACGGCACCGACCGGCACGGGGGCGCTCAGCTCGACCGCACTGGAGCCCAGCTCCCCGTCGCCCCGGCCCACCGCCGACGCGGGCAGGTCCACCGAGACGACGACCCGGCGGCGCGGCGCGTCGGAGTCGGCCCGGAGCAGTTGCAACGCGTCCTGGGCGGCCCGGGTGAAGGCGACGTACTCCAGCTCCTCCTCGTCGCCCTCCGCGTACCACTCCCGCAGCATGGGGGTCACCGCGTGCGCGGCGGCCACCGGCAGCCCGGGGCCGCGCAGGAGGGTCAGCATCGGGACGGTCGCCGGCACGTACACCCGGACAAGCTCCTCGGTCACCGGTCGTCTCCCCCGCTCAGGTCCTTGCGCCGGCCTCCGCCGGTCCCGGCAGATCATGCCCTACGCCGTGACCGTCATACACCGCGCACCTTCTGAGGTGGAAGCATCCCGGGGGTGTGTCGCCGCAGGTCGCGCCCCGGCGGCTGGGCGTACGTCGGCGGTCGGTGGCAAACTGAGCCAAACGACGCCAACCCCGGGGGTTTTCGTGGAGCCGAGGTTCCTGCTGCTCTCCGACGTGGCCACCGAGCTGAACGTGTCGGACTCGCAGGTCTACCACATGGTGCGCAGCGGCGAACTGCCCGCGATCAAGATCGGCGGGCGCGGCCAGTGGCGCGTGGAACGCGGCCGGCTGGAGGAATACATCGACCGCAAGTACGCCGAGACGGCCGAGTGGGTGCGGAGCAACCCCCTGGCCGACCGCGACCCGGAGTAACCGCACCGATCCGCACAGGCATTGACCGAGAGCTCTGCCATGCCCGAGAATGAAGCCTGTCGGAAGCAAACGAAGGCAAACGCAACCTTCTGGGAGGTTCTCGGATGACCGACCCCCGCCGTCCCGGGCCGGCGCGGCCTCCCGTCCGGCTGCGTCCCGCCCCCTCGTTCGAGCCGCCGTTCACCGACGACGACGCCGCCCACTGGCCGGCCCCGGGCCACGCTCAGCTCGCCCTCGACCTGTTCGAGCCGACCCGACGCGAGGCCGACCGGCCGCCCGGCCGACGGCAGGGGCCGGTGCCGACCGGACCCGGTCGCCGCCCCGCCACCGGGCTACCCCCGGAAGCACTCGTGACCGCGACGCCGGAGGCGACCCGGGCCGCGCACCGCTTCGTCTCCACCTGCCTGGAGGTGCTCAACGGCTACCGCCCGCCCGGGCAGCTCAGGCCGCTGCTCGACCCGGCCCGGGCGGCCGGGCTGCTGCCTGAGCTCGCCCGTGCCACCGCCCGCTCCGGGGCGGTCCGCCGCCGGTCGACCCGGCCAGTCGTACGGCTGCGTCGGCTGCGGGTCTGCGAGCCACGCGCCGCCGCCGTCGAGGTGGCCGCAGTGCTCGCCGGCACGGGCGGGCGCACCTGGGCGATGGCGCTGCGCCTGGAGCACCGCCGGGGCAGCTGGCTCTGCACGGCCCTCCAGGTCCTCTGAGACGGAATCGAGCCGCGCCCCGAGGGGCCACGGCTCGACTGCTCCGGCGGGCGCGCCCGCTCAACTACTGGTCACGCGCCGCCGTTGGGCGATCCGTGGCACCGCTTGTACTTCCGGCCGGACCCGCACGGGCACGGCGCGTTGCGGGACGGGCCGTTGCCGGCCTCCGCCTGCCCCGATGCCGGCCGCCGAACGTTGCCGCCCGGGACCCCCGGGCCGCGCAGACCGCTCGCCGGGCGCTGCGGCGCGGCCGGGGCGGTCGTACCCGGCGCGGCCGGCGCGGCCGGGACCGAGCGACCGATACCCAGCGCCGGTGCCTGCTCCTCGGGGCGCTCGACGGCCACCGCGCCGGCACCCGCCTCGCCGTCGATGGTCGGCGCGGAGTATTGCAGACCCTGCTGCTGCGGCGCCCGACCCAGACCCTTGGCTCGGATCTCGACCGGCTTGTCGAGCAGCTGGACCTCCTCGGCCTCGGGCTCCGGCTCGTTGACCTGGACCTCGAGGTTGTAGAGGAAGCCGACCGTCTCCTCCTTGATGCCGTCCATCATGGTGGCGAACATGTCGAAACCCTCGCGCTGGTATTCCACCACCGGGTCGCGCTGGGCGTACGCCCGCAGGCTGATGCCCTCCTGGAGGTAGTCCATCTCGTAGAGGTGCTCGCGCCACTTGCGGTCGATGACCTGGAGCAGGACCATCCGCTCGAGCTGGCGGACGCCCTCCTCGCCGAGCTGCTCCTCGCGCCGGTCGTACGCGGCGTTCGCGTCATCCTTGAGGCGGGAGAGCAGGAAGTCCGCATCCATGCCGGCCCGTGAGCCGCCGGCCTCCTCCTCCAGCTCCTCGATCGTCACGCCCACCGGGTAGAGCTGCTTGAGGTTGGTCCAGAGCTGCTCCAGCTCCCAGTCCTCGCCGTAGCCGTCGGAGGTGGCCCCCCGCACGTACGCGTCGACGACGTCGTCGATCATGTTGCGGACCTGGTCGGAGAGGTCCTCGCCGTTGAGCACCCGCAGGCGCTCGGCGTAGACCACCTGGCGCTGCTTGTTCATGACCTCGTCGTACTTGAGGACGTTCTTGCGGATCTCGGCGTTCTGGCCCTCGATCTGGGCCTGCGCGCTCTTGATCTGCTTGGTGACCATCTTCGATTCGATGGGCACGTCCTCCGGGATGTTGAAGCGCTCCATGACCGCCTCGACCGCGCCGGAGCGGAAGCGCTTCATCAGCTCGTCCTGGAGCGAGAGGTAGAAGCGGGACTCGCCCGGGTCACCCTGCCGACCGGACCGACCGCGCAGCTGGTTGTCGATGCGGCGGGACTCGTGCCGCTCGGTGCCCAGCACGTAGAGGCCACCGGCGCCGGCGACCTCCTCCGCCTCGGTGTCGCAGGCCTGCTTCCACTGGGGCAGGACCTCCTCCATCGCCTTGGCGTACTCCTCTTCCTGCTCGATCGGGTCGAGGCCCCGCTGGCGCAGCTCGTTGGCGGCGAGGAACTCGGCGTTGCCGCCGAGCAGGATGTCCGTGCCACGACCGGCCATGTTGGTGGCGACGGTGACGGCGCCCTTCCGCCCGGCCTGGGCGACGATCTCGGCCTCGCGGGCGTGGAACTTGGCGTTCAGCACGGAGTGCGGGATGCCACGCCGGCGCAGCAGCTGGGAGATGATCTCGGAATTCTCCACCGAGACCGTGCCGACGAGCACCGGTTGACCCATCGCGTGCCGCTCGGCGATGTCCTCCACCACGGCGTTGAACTTGGCCTTCTCGGTCTTGTAGATGACGTCCGGCCGGTCCTGCCGGACCATCGGCCGGTGGGTCGGGATGGTCACCACGCCGACCTTGTAGACCTTGTTGAACTCGCCCGCCTCGGTCTGGGCGGTGCCGGTCATGCCGGAGAGCTTGTCGTAGAGGCGGAAGTAGTTCTGGAGGGTGATGGTGGCCAGCGTCTGGTTCTCCTGCTTGATCTCCACCCCCTCCTTGGCCTCGATCGCCTGGTGCATGCCCTCGTTGTAGCGGCGGCCGTGCAGGATGCGGCCGGTGAACTCGTCGACGATCAGGACCTCGCCGTCGCTGACGATGTAGTCCTTGTCGCGCTTGTAGAGCTCCTTGGCCTTGATGGCGTTGTTGAGGTAGCCCACCAGCGGGGTGTTGACCGACTCGTAGAGGTTGTCGATGCCCAGCCGGTCCTCGACCTTGGCCACGCCGCGCTCGGTGACCGCGATCGTCCGCTTGGCGTAGTCGACCTCGTAGTCGCCCTCGCCGTCCTTGCCGGACTGGAGCCGGGCCACCACGCCCGCGAACTCGCCGTACCAGCGGGCGGAGTGCTCGGCCGGGCCGGAGATGATCAGCGGGGTGCGGGCCTCGTCGATCAGGATCGAGTCGACCTCGTCGACCACGGCGAAGTTGTGGCCGCGCTGGACCAGCTCGTCCCTCGACCACGCCATGTTGTCGCGCAGGTAGTCGAAGCCGAACTCGTTGTTGGTGCCGTAGGTGATGTCGCACTCGTAGGCGGCCCGGTGCTCGGTGGCCGGCCGGTTGGGCAGCACCACGCCGACGGTGAGGCCGAGGAACTCGTGCACCTGCCCCATCCAGGCGGCGTCCCGCTGGGCCAGGTAGTCGTTGACGGTGATGACGTGCACGCCCTCGCCGGAGAGCGCGTTGAGGTAGACCGGCATGACCGAGGTCAGGGTCTTGCCCTCACCGGTCTTCATCTCGGCGATGTTGCCGAAGTGCAGCGCCGCGCCGCCCATCACCTGAACGTCGTACGGACGCTGGCCGAGCACCCGGGCGGCCGCCTCCCGGCACACCGCGAAGGCCTCCGGCAGCAGGTCGTCGAGCGTCTCGCCGTCAGCGAGCCGTTCCTTGAACTGCTCGGTCATGCCGCCCAGCTCGTCATCGGTGAGGTTGACGTAGTCGTCCTCGATCGAGTTGACGGCGGCGGCGATGGCCTTCAGCCGGCGCACCATACGGCCCTCGCCCGCGCGGAGGACCTTTTCCAGAATCGACACGGATCAACGCTCCCCTAGACAGTCTCGAACCATCGTAGGCGCTCCATCGGCGCGATGGTCACTGGTGGCGGCCCTCCGAGCCGGCGAAACCGACATAACACGCTCGACTCGCGCCGCCCCGCCAAAATCTGGTTACGCCGTCCGCGAACGGTCCGGCACGATGGCTCGGGTGGAACAAGTGGAGATCACCGAAGACGGCCTGTTGCTGCGGCCCTGGCGGGCGACCGACGCCGACGCTGTGCACCGGGCCTGCCAGGACCCGGACATTCAGCGCTGGACCACCGTACCGCGCCCGTACCTGCCCGAACACGCGCACGGGTTCGTGACCGAGACGGCCCCGGCGGACTGGGCGGCGGGCACCGGGGCACCCTTCGCGGTCTGCGACGCCACCACCGGCGAGCTGCTCGGCTCCTGCGGCCTGGTTTCGATCGACACCGGCCTGCGCTCCGGCGAAATCGGCTACTGGACCGCGCCCTGGGCCCGCGGCACGGGCGTGGGCGTCCGGGCCACCCGGGCCGTCGCCCGCTGGGCCTTCGACGCGCTGGAACTGCGCCGGGTGATCTGGCAGGCCGAGGTGGGCAACCACGCCTCCCGCCTGGTCGCGCTCCGGGCGGGCTTCCGCGTCGAGGGCCGGCTGCGACTCGCCGACCCCGCTCCCGGCGGCAGCGCGGCAGGCTGGATCGGCTCGCTGCTCCCCGGCGAGGTGCCCGCCGCCGGGGAGGCCGGGCCGGCCGGGCCGGGGACCCTGGAGGCCCGTCGTGCCGCCGTCTTCGGCGGGTCCCAGCCCGTTCTCTTCGCCACCGCCGGCGGCACCGAGCTGCGGCTGCGCCCGATGGAGGAGCGCGACCTCGACGCGATCGTCGACACCTGCCGGGACCCGGAGACCATCCGGTGGACCACCGTGCCCGACCCGTACGGGCGGACGGACGCCGAGTCGTACCTGGGCTTCGGCCGGAGCACCTGGGCCGGCGGCACCAGCGCCTGCTTCGTGGTCGCCGACGTCGACGACCGGTACGTCGGCACGATCGACCTGCGGCTCTCCTCCGCCGACCCACTGCTGGGCGACGTCGGCTTCATGGCCGCTCCCGAGGCCCGGGGGCGCGGCCACCTGACGGCCGCGCTGACCGCGCTGAGCGCCTGGGGCTTCACCACGCTGGGCCTGACCCGGATCGAGTGGAGGGCCAACGTCGGCAACACCGCCTCCCGCCGGGTCGCCGAGAAGGCCGGTTTCACGGTCGAGGGCACCGCCCGGGGCGGGCTCACCCACCGGGGCGAACGGGTGGACGCCTGGGTCGGCGCGCTGCTCGCCGGGGACCTGGCGTGACGCCCGAGGTGATCGAGGCCGACGGGGTGCGGCTGCGACAGTTCCGCCCCACCGACGCCGCCGACCTGGCCGCCGGCTGCGCCGACCCGCTCAACCTGCGGTTCAACCCCGGCATGCCGCAGCCGTACACCGAGGCCGACGCCCAATGGTGGATCACCGAGGGCGCCCCGGCGGCCTGGGCCGGCGGCGGGGCCGCGTACGCCATCGCCGACCGGACCACCGACCGGCTGGTCGGCGGCGCGGGCCTCGGCCAGGTGGTGGCGCCGCGCCGGCAGGCGGAGGTGGGCTACTGGGTCGCGCCGTGGGCGCGGCGGCGCGGGATCGCCACCGCCGCGACGCGGGCCCTGGCCGACTCCGTGCTCCGGCACGGTATCGACCGGCTGGAACTGATGACCCACGCCGAGAACCCGGCCAGCCAGCGGGTGGCGCTCGCCGCCGGCTTCCGGCACGAGGGGGTACGCCGGGCGGCCGGCCAGCTGCGCGGCGGCGGCCGGGCGGACCTGCTCGCGTGGGTACGACTCGCCGACGACCCGCCCGGGCCCGTCGGCCGGCTCCTGCCGGACCTGCCCGACGGGCGGCTCACCGACGGCGTGGTGACCCTGCGCCCGCTCGGCCCGGACGACGTCGACCTGATGTACCGCCTGCACAGCCGGCCGGAGGTGGTGGCGAACCAGGCCCCGCCGGTGCCGCCGACCCGGGCGGCCATCGAACGGCGCTGCCTGGTGGCCGAGAGCGCGTGGCTCGCCGGCACCATCGCCCGCCTGCTGATCCTCGACGCGGTCACCGGCGAGCCGGCGGGCAGTTGCGGGCTCAGCATCTCCGACCCGGAGGCCGGCGAGGGATCGGTCGGCTACGCGCTCCTGCCCGACCAGCGGGGACGCGGGCTGGCCACCAGGGCGGTACGGCTCCTGGCCGGCTGGGCGTTCGGCCCGGCCGGGCTCGCCCGGCTGGTCGCCGGCACCGTGCCCGACAACACCGCCTCGCACCGGGTGCTGGAACGGGTCGGATTCCGCCGGGAGGGCCTGCTGCGCGGCCGGCTGCCGGGCCTGGCCGGCACCCGGCTCGACGACCTGGTCTTCGGACTGCTCCCCGACGAACTCCGCTGAC
This window harbors:
- a CDS encoding helix-turn-helix transcriptional regulator; the encoded protein is MEPRFLLLSDVATELNVSDSQVYHMVRSGELPAIKIGGRGQWRVERGRLEEYIDRKYAETAEWVRSNPLADRDPE
- a CDS encoding DUF6912 family protein; protein product: MTEELVRVYVPATVPMLTLLRGPGLPVAAAHAVTPMLREWYAEGDEEELEYVAFTRAAQDALQLLRADSDAPRRRVVVSVDLPASAVGRGDGELGSSAVELSAPVPVGAVAAVHLDGTDAVEDVAAAAEVVSEALAGDPDAQFTVDGAEDHELEWYDVTELDLLLRATP
- a CDS encoding Rv3235 family protein, encoding MTDPRRPGPARPPVRLRPAPSFEPPFTDDDAAHWPAPGHAQLALDLFEPTRREADRPPGRRQGPVPTGPGRRPATGLPPEALVTATPEATRAAHRFVSTCLEVLNGYRPPGQLRPLLDPARAAGLLPELARATARSGAVRRRSTRPVVRLRRLRVCEPRAAAVEVAAVLAGTGGRTWAMALRLEHRRGSWLCTALQVL
- a CDS encoding GNAT family N-acetyltransferase, with the translated sequence MARVEQVEITEDGLLLRPWRATDADAVHRACQDPDIQRWTTVPRPYLPEHAHGFVTETAPADWAAGTGAPFAVCDATTGELLGSCGLVSIDTGLRSGEIGYWTAPWARGTGVGVRATRAVARWAFDALELRRVIWQAEVGNHASRLVALRAGFRVEGRLRLADPAPGGSAAGWIGSLLPGEVPAAGEAGPAGPGTLEARRAAVFGGSQPVLFATAGGTELRLRPMEERDLDAIVDTCRDPETIRWTTVPDPYGRTDAESYLGFGRSTWAGGTSACFVVADVDDRYVGTIDLRLSSADPLLGDVGFMAAPEARGRGHLTAALTALSAWGFTTLGLTRIEWRANVGNTASRRVAEKAGFTVEGTARGGLTHRGERVDAWVGALLAGDLA
- the secA gene encoding preprotein translocase subunit SecA, with the translated sequence MSILEKVLRAGEGRMVRRLKAIAAAVNSIEDDYVNLTDDELGGMTEQFKERLADGETLDDLLPEAFAVCREAAARVLGQRPYDVQVMGGAALHFGNIAEMKTGEGKTLTSVMPVYLNALSGEGVHVITVNDYLAQRDAAWMGQVHEFLGLTVGVVLPNRPATEHRAAYECDITYGTNNEFGFDYLRDNMAWSRDELVQRGHNFAVVDEVDSILIDEARTPLIISGPAEHSARWYGEFAGVVARLQSGKDGEGDYEVDYAKRTIAVTERGVAKVEDRLGIDNLYESVNTPLVGYLNNAIKAKELYKRDKDYIVSDGEVLIVDEFTGRILHGRRYNEGMHQAIEAKEGVEIKQENQTLATITLQNYFRLYDKLSGMTGTAQTEAGEFNKVYKVGVVTIPTHRPMVRQDRPDVIYKTEKAKFNAVVEDIAERHAMGQPVLVGTVSVENSEIISQLLRRRGIPHSVLNAKFHAREAEIVAQAGRKGAVTVATNMAGRGTDILLGGNAEFLAANELRQRGLDPIEQEEEYAKAMEEVLPQWKQACDTEAEEVAGAGGLYVLGTERHESRRIDNQLRGRSGRQGDPGESRFYLSLQDELMKRFRSGAVEAVMERFNIPEDVPIESKMVTKQIKSAQAQIEGQNAEIRKNVLKYDEVMNKQRQVVYAERLRVLNGEDLSDQVRNMIDDVVDAYVRGATSDGYGEDWELEQLWTNLKQLYPVGVTIEELEEEAGGSRAGMDADFLLSRLKDDANAAYDRREEQLGEEGVRQLERMVLLQVIDRKWREHLYEMDYLQEGISLRAYAQRDPVVEYQREGFDMFATMMDGIKEETVGFLYNLEVQVNEPEPEAEEVQLLDKPVEIRAKGLGRAPQQQGLQYSAPTIDGEAGAGAVAVERPEEQAPALGIGRSVPAAPAAPGTTAPAAPQRPASGLRGPGVPGGNVRRPASGQAEAGNGPSRNAPCPCGSGRKYKRCHGSPNGGA
- a CDS encoding GNAT family N-acetyltransferase; the encoded protein is MTPEVIEADGVRLRQFRPTDAADLAAGCADPLNLRFNPGMPQPYTEADAQWWITEGAPAAWAGGGAAYAIADRTTDRLVGGAGLGQVVAPRRQAEVGYWVAPWARRRGIATAATRALADSVLRHGIDRLELMTHAENPASQRVALAAGFRHEGVRRAAGQLRGGGRADLLAWVRLADDPPGPVGRLLPDLPDGRLTDGVVTLRPLGPDDVDLMYRLHSRPEVVANQAPPVPPTRAAIERRCLVAESAWLAGTIARLLILDAVTGEPAGSCGLSISDPEAGEGSVGYALLPDQRGRGLATRAVRLLAGWAFGPAGLARLVAGTVPDNTASHRVLERVGFRREGLLRGRLPGLAGTRLDDLVFGLLPDELR